A genomic window from Arthrobacter sp. FW305-BF8 includes:
- a CDS encoding DUF4191 domain-containing protein yields MAKSPDSSNNTPAAADGSKRGLFGRKPKAVKEKKPSRLKQIREVFNMTRRHDPMVPWLMLLAFLGVVAVSLVVGLLLNNWITGLIIGIPLGFLAATFILSRRAEGAAFAQIENQPGASGAALSTLKRGWITEEQPVAVNPRTQDAVFRAVGRPGVVLVAEGPTHRVRPLIEGERKKLARILPNVTIHVIETGRGEGQVPISQVAKKMNKLNNELTKTEVSAVSKRISSLGGRLPIPKGVDPYKARPQRGR; encoded by the coding sequence ATGGCGAAATCCCCTGACTCCAGCAACAACACTCCTGCGGCCGCTGATGGCTCCAAGCGCGGACTCTTTGGGCGCAAGCCCAAGGCCGTGAAGGAAAAGAAGCCCAGCCGGCTCAAGCAAATCCGCGAGGTCTTCAACATGACCCGCCGCCACGACCCCATGGTTCCGTGGCTCATGCTGCTGGCGTTCCTGGGCGTCGTGGCCGTCAGCCTCGTTGTTGGCCTGTTGCTGAATAACTGGATTACCGGCCTGATCATCGGCATCCCGTTGGGTTTCCTCGCGGCTACGTTCATTCTTTCCCGCCGCGCCGAGGGGGCTGCCTTCGCCCAGATCGAAAACCAGCCGGGAGCATCCGGCGCTGCCCTCAGCACGCTGAAGCGCGGCTGGATCACCGAGGAGCAGCCCGTGGCTGTGAACCCGCGGACCCAGGACGCCGTTTTCCGCGCCGTCGGGCGTCCCGGCGTCGTCCTCGTCGCCGAAGGGCCCACGCACCGCGTGCGCCCGCTGATCGAAGGCGAGCGGAAGAAGCTGGCCCGCATCCTTCCCAACGTCACTATCCACGTCATCGAAACCGGGCGCGGCGAGGGACAGGTCCCCATCAGCCAGGTGGCGAAAAAGATGAACAAGCTCAACAACGAGCTCACCAAGACCGAGGTCAGCGCCGTGTCCAAGCGCATCTCATCGCTGGGCGGCCGCCTTCCGATCCCCAAGGGTGTGGACCCCTACAAGGCCCGCCCCCAGCGCGGACGCTGA